From the genome of Polyangiaceae bacterium, one region includes:
- a CDS encoding DUF4266 domain-containing protein — MLSRLSSILSLAAAHVSKRRSTYVTAFVLTTGLFGGAGCAPVAPYERGKLAHPTMTAGDMAGFGESHLRAITEGAIGGSGGTGSGCGCN, encoded by the coding sequence ATGTTGTCACGCCTCTCTTCGATCCTGAGCCTCGCTGCTGCGCACGTATCCAAACGACGCAGCACGTACGTCACCGCGTTCGTTCTCACGACGGGCCTGTTCGGTGGCGCTGGGTGCGCACCCGTTGCTCCGTACGAACGCGGAAAACTCGCGCATCCCACCATGACCGCCGGCGACATGGCGGGGTTTGGCGAGTCGCACCTTCGAGCGATCACGGAAGGTGCCATCGGCGGAAGTGGGGGAACGGGTAGCGGCTGCGGCTGCAACTGA
- a CDS encoding carboxypeptidase regulatory-like domain-containing protein — translation MRKTQLRALPFGTLVASAAFALGCGEDKPITTTGSGGMGGAGSTISSSSSTGSTSSSSSGAFPDVFTVTGIVTDGEKPVADAIVLQGGGKPAFVTGADGTFTLEMTTTIPGTPTVVASKIGYRTGGVEFIEAPVESVEIVMHEVKPPDNTMGYTYGPPGVGDADIDNSTAVCGHCHTTIVAQFNTSAHAKATKDPLVQDLYAGTSNADAASCTAAGGIFRQGLVPGTAMDTKNKCYVGGGVLADLNGCGAPNDLACDDPTRPEMEKPKLFGHCADCHAAGLPGPTGGRNLLDATGTSFDHGNHCDVCHKVSDIDLEKPPGVAGRLILQRPRETVTGMPGAKLRQVMYGPLLDVPNKFMGGSYQPKFSQAIFCAGCHEQEQDALVPGTSIDPARFPSGLPTHSTYSEWSDSAWAMAGAHCQHCHMPPNDGLTNTVDTTKPEKASITNGFVRPPEEIRSHAFRGPLTGPNRLLDVALGMWLAAEIVGNELSVSVKLSNQGAGHAVPTGEPMRSLLLVVQANACGEKLALKGGLLLDDVAGALSRGIVGQDVTPSGNEWSWSAAAAIAKPGNVIRVIRDSGQWIDYPGIGFFANPLLGPAEKGLPLYAPVGEARIVSVMDNVLTVDESIVAEPGDIVMLGDSFNGDFADGASSLALAGAAGQSFARVLVDAAGTRLVPHYKAVDIVSDNRLPPLEPVTTSHLFELPAGCPSASVTATALYRPVPLQLGRLRGWETRDWVAATRKEVIAIP, via the coding sequence ATGAGGAAGACGCAATTGCGCGCACTGCCCTTCGGAACGCTCGTGGCCAGCGCCGCTTTCGCCCTTGGCTGTGGCGAGGACAAACCAATCACCACGACGGGATCCGGCGGCATGGGCGGCGCGGGATCCACGATATCGTCGTCTTCATCGACGGGCTCCACGTCGAGCAGCTCGAGCGGCGCGTTTCCAGACGTCTTCACGGTGACGGGCATCGTCACGGACGGCGAAAAGCCCGTGGCTGACGCGATCGTGCTGCAAGGCGGAGGCAAGCCCGCGTTCGTGACAGGTGCCGATGGCACGTTCACGCTCGAAATGACCACGACGATTCCGGGAACGCCCACGGTCGTGGCCTCGAAAATCGGTTATCGAACGGGCGGCGTGGAATTCATCGAAGCGCCCGTCGAATCCGTGGAAATCGTCATGCACGAGGTAAAACCGCCGGACAATACGATGGGGTATACCTATGGCCCGCCGGGCGTAGGTGATGCCGATATCGACAATTCGACAGCCGTGTGCGGTCATTGTCATACGACCATCGTGGCGCAATTCAATACGTCGGCGCACGCGAAAGCCACGAAGGATCCGTTGGTGCAAGACCTTTATGCGGGCACGTCGAATGCCGATGCAGCTTCGTGCACAGCCGCTGGCGGAATTTTCCGCCAAGGGCTCGTGCCAGGCACCGCCATGGACACCAAAAACAAATGTTACGTCGGCGGCGGCGTTCTTGCGGATTTGAATGGCTGCGGAGCGCCAAACGATCTCGCTTGCGACGATCCGACACGTCCCGAAATGGAAAAACCAAAGCTCTTTGGCCATTGCGCGGATTGTCATGCAGCAGGTTTGCCAGGTCCTACCGGCGGGCGCAATCTCTTGGATGCCACGGGCACCTCTTTCGATCACGGCAACCATTGCGACGTTTGTCATAAAGTGAGCGACATCGACTTGGAAAAACCGCCCGGCGTCGCAGGACGGCTCATCCTTCAAAGACCGCGGGAAACCGTGACGGGCATGCCCGGAGCGAAATTGCGTCAAGTAATGTACGGGCCGCTCTTGGACGTGCCGAATAAATTCATGGGCGGGAGCTACCAACCGAAGTTTTCGCAAGCCATCTTTTGCGCCGGGTGTCACGAACAAGAGCAAGACGCGCTCGTGCCGGGTACGTCCATCGATCCAGCTCGGTTTCCGTCGGGTTTGCCCACGCATTCCACGTATTCGGAGTGGTCGGACAGCGCATGGGCCATGGCTGGAGCGCATTGCCAGCATTGTCACATGCCGCCGAACGACGGGCTCACCAACACGGTCGACACGACGAAACCCGAAAAAGCGAGCATTACGAATGGATTCGTGCGGCCACCGGAAGAAATTCGATCGCACGCTTTCCGCGGACCTTTGACGGGACCAAACAGATTGCTCGATGTGGCGCTGGGCATGTGGCTCGCCGCGGAAATCGTGGGCAATGAGCTATCGGTGTCGGTCAAACTATCGAATCAGGGCGCGGGACATGCCGTACCCACGGGCGAACCCATGCGATCGCTGCTGCTCGTCGTCCAAGCAAACGCATGCGGCGAAAAACTCGCGCTCAAAGGGGGCCTTTTGCTCGACGACGTGGCTGGAGCGCTTTCTCGCGGCATCGTGGGGCAAGACGTGACTCCATCCGGCAATGAATGGTCGTGGAGCGCTGCGGCAGCCATTGCAAAACCAGGAAACGTCATTCGAGTCATTCGAGACTCGGGGCAATGGATCGATTATCCAGGAATTGGTTTTTTTGCAAATCCGTTGCTCGGTCCAGCAGAAAAAGGGCTTCCCCTTTACGCGCCCGTGGGTGAAGCGCGCATCGTTTCGGTCATGGACAACGTGCTCACCGTGGACGAGTCGATCGTGGCCGAACCCGGCGATATCGTGATGCTGGGGGATTCTTTCAATGGCGATTTCGCAGACGGAGCATCGTCGCTTGCGCTTGCGGGTGCTGCGGGGCAATCGTTCGCGCGGGTGCTCGTGGATGCAGCAGGCACGCGGCTCGTTCCGCATTACAAGGCGGTGGACATCGTGAGCGACAATCGCCTCCCGCCACTCGAACCAGTGACGACGTCGCATCTATTCGAGCTTCCTGCAGGTTGTCCGAGCGCATCCGTGACGGCGACGGCGCTGTACCGGCCGGTTCCGCTGCAATTGGGCCGTTTGCGAGGGTGGGAAACGCGAGATTGGGTGGCTGCGACGCGAAAAGAAGTGATTGCGATACCTTAG
- a CDS encoding pseudouridylate synthase — protein sequence MITVLWQDSAFIAVDKPSGLAVHRGMCTDAVTALDLVRDAAGQWVYPVHRLDRATSGVLLFALSSEAARALQEKFEGGGVTKRYLALVRGVAPDCGSIDHAIPRSEGGPRVAAFTTFRRLWSGAHVSLVEAHPRTGRFHQVRRHMKHIHHPVIGDSNYGKGALNRAYRDEYGLGRLALHAASIAFAHPLSGEEVTITADLPDDLKQPFERIGVVT from the coding sequence ATGATTACGGTCCTATGGCAAGATTCCGCATTCATCGCGGTGGACAAACCATCGGGGCTTGCGGTGCATCGAGGTATGTGTACCGATGCCGTGACGGCGCTCGACCTGGTGCGAGACGCGGCAGGGCAATGGGTGTATCCGGTGCATCGGCTCGACAGGGCGACGAGCGGGGTGCTTTTGTTTGCGCTTTCGTCGGAGGCGGCGCGGGCATTGCAGGAAAAGTTCGAGGGTGGGGGTGTGACCAAGCGGTATCTGGCGCTCGTACGGGGCGTCGCGCCGGATTGCGGGAGCATTGATCATGCGATTCCGCGGAGTGAAGGAGGGCCGCGGGTGGCTGCATTCACGACATTTCGACGCTTATGGTCGGGCGCGCACGTGTCGCTGGTCGAAGCGCATCCGCGCACGGGACGATTTCATCAAGTGCGGCGGCACATGAAGCACATTCATCATCCGGTGATTGGCGACTCGAATTATGGCAAGGGAGCGCTGAATCGAGCGTATCGTGACGAATATGGGCTCGGGCGATTGGCGCTTCACGCGGCGAGCATTGCGTTCGCGCATCCGCTTTCGGGAGAAGAGGTCACCATCACGGCGGATTTGCCGGACGACTTGAAACAACCCTTCGAGCGAATCGGGGTCGTCACTTGA
- a CDS encoding TlpA family protein disulfide reductase — MSSRSSFVRTFGALLTGAALTLTLVGCGGASGGAGAESGNSDGSLVGQPAPDFTAETVSGDGPKTVKEANGKVTIIDFWATYCGPCKKSFPKYQELVDQFGGDLAVLAVSVDEKDTDKAKLEEFVKATDVKFSVVWDKEQNAAKAYKPPKMPTAFIVDKAGVVRHIHAGYGEGEEEKIADEIKALLEK, encoded by the coding sequence ATGAGCTCGAGATCGTCGTTTGTCCGCACCTTCGGCGCGCTTCTCACGGGCGCAGCCCTGACGCTGACCCTCGTTGGGTGTGGCGGCGCGTCGGGCGGCGCCGGAGCCGAGTCTGGCAACTCCGACGGATCGCTCGTCGGCCAACCGGCTCCCGACTTCACGGCAGAAACCGTCAGCGGCGACGGGCCGAAGACCGTGAAGGAAGCGAACGGTAAAGTCACGATCATCGACTTCTGGGCGACGTATTGCGGACCGTGCAAGAAGTCGTTCCCGAAGTACCAAGAGCTGGTCGATCAGTTCGGCGGAGACCTCGCCGTGCTCGCCGTCAGCGTCGACGAGAAGGACACGGACAAGGCCAAGCTCGAAGAGTTTGTCAAGGCCACGGACGTGAAGTTCTCGGTCGTCTGGGACAAAGAGCAAAACGCTGCCAAGGCGTACAAGCCGCCGAAGATGCCGACGGCGTTCATCGTCGACAAGGCGGGCGTCGTGCGACACATCCACGCCGGCTACGGCGAAGGCGAAGAAGAGAAGATCGCCGACGAGATCAAAGCACTGCTCGAGAAGTGA